GCGGCCTCGGCGTCACGGCCGAGGTGCTCCAGCAGCTCCCCCAGCGCGAGGTAGTGCTCGGGGAGGGGGTCTGACCTCACGACGCCCTGCCACGTGCGCCTGGCCTCCGCGAGGTCGCCCCGGGCCTGGGCCAGCAGCGCACGCCCGACCTGGACGTCGACGTCGCCGGGTGCCGCCGCGTCGGCGCGGTCCAGCCGCCGCGCCGCCGCCCGGAGCCGGCCCTGCCGCCGGTCCAGGTCCGCGGCGTGGCTCAGCAGGTGGGACAGCTCGTCCCTGCTGGCCGAGCCCGTTCCCCGCAGCAGGATGCGGCGGGCCTCCTCGAGCCGGCCGTCGAGCTCGACGGCGTAGGACCACCGGGACACGACCGGGACACCCGGTTGACGCCGGTCGGCCTCACGCACGGCGGGCATGAGGTCGGCGAAGCGTCCCAGCTGGGTCAGGGCGTCGATCCGGATGGCCAGCGCGGTGGGGTCGTAGGGCGCGATCGCGAGCGTTGCCTCCGCCTGGTCGAGAGCATCGACGAACTGGTGGTGCGAGGCGCTGATCGCGGCCTGGTTGGCCAGAGCACGGACGTTGTCGTCCGGCGCGATCTCCAGGGAGCGCTCGATGGCCCGGTCGGCCTGGTCGAACAGCTCGGCATCGAGCTCCTCGCCGGCGAGCGAGAAGTAGGCGAAGCCCAGCTCGGCCCAGGCCCGGTGATCACGGGGGACGCGCTCCACCTGTGCCTCGAGCGCTGCCACGGCCGCTGCCGGGTCGGCACCGCTCGCCGACAGCGGGTTCGGAGCGGCGAGCACCGCGGAGGCGGTGGCGGCCGGCTCCTCGTTGCGTGCCAGCCCGACGGCACCGGACACCGCCAGCGCCAGGCTGACGGCCATCACCACGACGTACTTGAGCATGTGCGTGCCCCTTCGTGGGGTAGGGGGCCCGGCCGCGCGCGGGGCGCGCGGCCGGGCCGAGGGTGTCAGGCCCGACGCTGCCGGCCGAGGCCGATGCCGCCGATGACCATGGCGATGGCGCCCATTCCGACGAGGCCGCCCGACGCCACCCGTCGGGTCAGCCCGGTCGTGGACGCCGACTCCGCGCTCGACGACGACGCGCCACCCGATGACGGGTGCGGGTCCTCGTTGCTGCCCGACACGGGCAGCGCGAGGTAGGGGAAGGTGTCACCGAAGGCGACGTCGTTGCGGTCGACCCCGTCGCCGAGGTCGTTCGGGGACCCGACGAGCTCGCCCTCCACGACCTGGAGCGCGATGTCGATCACGTCGTCGGCGAGACGCCGTCCGTTCGGGAAGCCCTGGGCGTCGCCCTCCAGCACACCGAGACGGTTGGGTCGCTCGGTGACCGGGGTGGTGAGGTTGATCCGCAGCTGTTCGCTGGGTGTCACCTTGCCCTTGGCCTGGTTGAGGCCCTTCACGCCGGTGAGGAACACCTCGACCAGGTCGTTGCGGGGCGTCTCCGGCGCCTCGATGCCGTAGATGGCCTCGATGAGTCGCGGCAGCTCCGGGTCGGTCACGTACTTGAGTGCCGCACCGTCCTGGGTCGGCCGCGAGGCGTTGAAGGCGTCCTTGAGCTTGAGAGGGATGACCACCTCGTTGACCAGCGGCATGCCCAGACGGGAGACCTGGCGGTAGCCGCCGCCCATCGACTTCTTCGACGTGGTGGACCAGATGCCGACCACCGGGTTGTCGTCCACCTTGCCCGAGGTCAGCATGCGCCGGGGCACCTGGAGCGCGACGGAGTTGACGTTGAAGCCGCGCAGCGTGTCGTCCCCGGTCTCGGAGAGGTCCCCGCCGTAGAGCAGGTCGAAGACGCGCAGGTCGAGGAAGAAGGGGTCCTCGGCCTGCCCGGTGAAGGAGCTCACCCTGCCCTTGGTGCGGGTGGCCTGGTCGCGCAGCTTCTGGTAGTCGGGCATGGAGGCCTTGCCGACGTTGGACGGCGCCACGCGAGCGCGCGGGACGATGACCTTCTTCTTGTTCCCCTTGATCCGCACCAGCCGGTAGGTCTGGTAGTAGTTCAGGTTCTCGTCGGTCAGCGAGGTGACCTGCCCGGTCGCGTAGAGGAAGGTCTCCTTGCTCCGGTAGTGGTCCTTGAAGGTCCACCGGAAGGTCACGTCGGGCTTGGCATCGGCGTCGTTGTCGACGTGGATGTCGTAGCGAGCGTCGGTCGCGAAGCTGTAGAAGTTCGGTCCGCCGGCCGGCTCCTGGAAGGGCAGCCAGTTGGCGATGAGGGTGACCGTGGACTGCCGCTCCGGGCTGCGGAAGGCGTAGAGGTCAGTGGTGTCGTACTGCGGTGTGGCAGCGATCATGGGTGCCTCCCGGTGGCTGGAGGCCGTGGCGGTGGTGGGCCCCAGGCCCGCCAGACCCGCTGCAGCGAGCAGTCCCCCGGAGGCCAGCAAGGCTGCGCCCCGCCGTCCCGTGAGTCGTGGTGTCATGTCAGGACTTCCCCTCGTCAGGCGTACCGGGCGACTCATGTCGTCGGACGCATCCGGGTCGCACGTCGGCGCCGGGACCGACGTGTTCGGAGTCACACGTCACACGGATTGGTGGCGCCGCGAGTCCAGCCGCGGCTGAGGTCCGGCAGGGCCCTTGACGAAGCGGCCTCACAGGGGTTGGGTCGAGGTATGGGCCTCGTGCCCCACCTGCTCATCGAGCGCCGGTCGCTCCTGAGGGTCGCCGGCGGGGGTGCGGTCGGCTTCGCGATCCTGGGGACGGCCGCCTGCGGCGACGACGCCGCCGAGCCCACCGAGGACGCAGCCAGCCCGACCGAGGAGTCGCCGGAGCCGACCGAGGAGCCGACGGTCGAGCCGTTGAGCTGGGAGCGCGTCGACCTCGGCTTCGTGGCGGCGTACGTCCTGGTCCGGGGCGAGGAGGCAGCGGTCGTCGACACCGGTGTCGAGGGAAGCGCTCCCGCCATCGCGACGGTGCTCGACGACGCCGGGCCGGGCTGGGCCGGCGTCCGGCACGTCGTGCTCACCCACAAGCACCCCGACCACATCGGCAGCACCAGCGCGGTGCTCACGGAGGCC
The genomic region above belongs to Nocardioides coralli and contains:
- a CDS encoding tetratricopeptide repeat protein — translated: MLKYVVVMAVSLALAVSGAVGLARNEEPAATASAVLAAPNPLSASGADPAAAVAALEAQVERVPRDHRAWAELGFAYFSLAGEELDAELFDQADRAIERSLEIAPDDNVRALANQAAISASHHQFVDALDQAEATLAIAPYDPTALAIRIDALTQLGRFADLMPAVREADRRQPGVPVVSRWSYAVELDGRLEEARRILLRGTGSASRDELSHLLSHAADLDRRQGRLRAAARRLDRADAAAPGDVDVQVGRALLAQARGDLAEARRTWQGVVRSDPLPEHYLALGELLEHLGRDAEAAAAYDRSREAVDLLASGGANIDGELAQFLVDHGEVADRAEALALGRAEATRSRGVHASDAYAWALHASGRHRQALTYARLATRRGTQEAILWIHRGTIEAALGRDAAARRHLRAGIAMDPGLSPWQVARAREVLEGLG
- a CDS encoding DUF4331 domain-containing protein → MTPRLTGRRGAALLASGGLLAAAGLAGLGPTTATASSHREAPMIAATPQYDTTDLYAFRSPERQSTVTLIANWLPFQEPAGGPNFYSFATDARYDIHVDNDADAKPDVTFRWTFKDHYRSKETFLYATGQVTSLTDENLNYYQTYRLVRIKGNKKKVIVPRARVAPSNVGKASMPDYQKLRDQATRTKGRVSSFTGQAEDPFFLDLRVFDLLYGGDLSETGDDTLRGFNVNSVALQVPRRMLTSGKVDDNPVVGIWSTTSKKSMGGGYRQVSRLGMPLVNEVVIPLKLKDAFNASRPTQDGAALKYVTDPELPRLIEAIYGIEAPETPRNDLVEVFLTGVKGLNQAKGKVTPSEQLRINLTTPVTERPNRLGVLEGDAQGFPNGRRLADDVIDIALQVVEGELVGSPNDLGDGVDRNDVAFGDTFPYLALPVSGSNEDPHPSSGGASSSSAESASTTGLTRRVASGGLVGMGAIAMVIGGIGLGRQRRA
- a CDS encoding MBL fold metallo-hydrolase; amino-acid sequence: MGLVPHLLIERRSLLRVAGGGAVGFAILGTAACGDDAAEPTEDAASPTEESPEPTEEPTVEPLSWERVDLGFVAAYVLVRGEEAAVVDTGVEGSAPAIATVLDDAGPGWAGVRHVVLTHKHPDHIGSTSAVLTEASGATGYAGEADLTAIDADLQPLGDGEEVFGLQVVATPGHTAGHLSVFDPDTGVLVAGDALANQAQLSGSIPQFTEDEAAAAESVRKLAALTPSTILVGHGPPVTDGAADALQALADSL